Within the Molothrus aeneus isolate 106 chromosome 1, BPBGC_Maene_1.0, whole genome shotgun sequence genome, the region TTTCTCCCCAGTGTTTTGGTCAAGCTATAAACATGACTATAGAAACCCAGAAAACATTACTCACTTTGCCTTTGGGAGACACCAGTAATTGAAGTGTCACTGGCActgaaagcaaagctgctttccCTGGTGGTCCATACTGGGTAGAAGTGTTAGTGACTTGAGTTGAACAAGACTGAATGGTAGAAGTATGAGGATATCAGAGGAAGATAGACAAATTTCCTCAGAGTTTGTGCAGTGTCAGTCAGTGCAAGACAGACTGAGAGAGACTCTTTACTAGGGTATGTAGTGACAGTTCTAGGGACAGTTGTTTTACACCAATGGGAGAGAGATTTAGATGGGATGCAAGGGATGCAGCtttttacagtgagggtggtgagaccctggaACAGGATTCCCCATTGCTGAAAGGGTTCAgtgccaggttggatggggccttGAGCAGCCTGATCAGTGAAAAATGTCACCAACCCCAGTatatcccttccaaccccaaccattctatgattctaagagAGAATACTAGATGGAAATGTGTAAAGCAGACTGAATGCATGCAAATGGGTGGTGATTCACATTTGTCAATACTAACTTCCTCTTTTTAATTGCAGACTTCAGTTATATTTGACATCAAGCTAAAAGGAGAATTTGATGGGTCCACAACCATCCATCAGTTTGTTCTTCCACCTCGATCAATACAACCCTATCAAATACCTGTAGCAGGTAGAACCACTATATAATGAACAACCTAACACTTAGCAAGAGTACTTAAATGCAATAGCTCACATACAGGAGTGCTTCAGGTTACTAACACTTCAGTTATACATATTGGAGAGGGTGAGGAAGGAAGAAGGTAAGAAGCAATTGAGCAGAAGTTGGTGTTCCAAATGTGTGTGCCAACTAGAGAAGAGTTGCTGTTTAAGGTGCACATTTCCTATAGTACTTTGCTTTTACACTTGAAAAGTGTTGGGTGTGGGGAGTTTTTTGGCCATGGCTCTCAAAGCTTGTGGGTGCTCAAAAGCACTTCATGCTTTTCTGGCTTAAGTCAGGACTGTGTGACTTAAGAAGTTGGAGGCTGAAAGACAATACAAGCTCAGAATCAAGTTTGGGACCAGTTTAATGCTACAATCAGTGTTAGGGCTCCAGTGCTTAGATTCTTCTTGGATTACCTTTCTGTTCTCCAGTCCTGGAAGTGTGACAGGTAGTTACCCTCAAACTGGGAATATAGAAATAGCCTGAGCATAGTTTCACTAGCAGGTGAGAAAGCAGTGAGGTTCTCTTTGTAGAAGGAAAAGATGCTTCTATACAAAAAGATTGCACATTAAAAGCTCTAACATTTGATAGCAAGTATGATAAATCTGCAGATGCAGATTTGTATTAAACAAAGGTTAGGATCAGAATGTACCAACCACTCTTCCTTTTAAAGAGTATACATTTAAATACAGCAAATTGAATCTGTGTATTTAGAATTACAGTACTAGAGCTGGAATATTTCTACATGCATTATTTCACTTggctgagaaacaaaacaatcatGTTTTGAAGGATTTATTTGCCTTCTCAGTGTCAGATTTTCTTTGTAGATCTGGCTACACAGAGAAATGCATCTTTCTTTTTGACTACATGCTAGAGTGTTACAATCCATATTTACCTTTGCAGCATAAAATACTTGGTACAGGAGAGCTGCCAGAGTTACCACTGTTCTTCACCTGATGTTCTTTTTTCTGCAGGCCCAGCTTCTGTGACAAGTCAGGCTCCTGTTCCATGTAAACTCTGTATCCTTTAAATCCTCTCAAAAAGTAAGAACCTTATTCTATGTAACAAGCAGGGAAGAAGGTAGCATTTGTTACCTTGGCTCCTTAACAGAGCAGTTGTAGCTGATGATGCACATTTACTTCAAGACAAAATATGCTTCATAATAGCCTCATAACACTTTCAGAGAGTTGTAAATAGTGAAGTCTAGAATAATACCACATTTCCTGATTATTTGAGATATGTGTATGAAATTATTGAATAGGTACACCATAAAATTGAAGATATCATTGTAAGAGCATGGTTCAAAGCCTCAGGAGTAGAAGTGACAATAAAGGGAAGTATGTTAATGGGATCGGCTTCTCTATAGTAAAGTAAATTCAGGAGAAACAGTTTAGCATCAATGTTAATATAGGTGTTAAAACCTTAACATTTAGATTCTTCTTCTTGGATTGTCTTTCAACCTGATATTATCATCAGTGCAAGTGAAGGTAAGTGGTGAGCTCTTGGACTCTACAATATTCAATATCAGGATGGTTGGTTTACACTTGCAGTGCACAAAGCAGCTTAAAACTGAAGGGACTTACTAGGTACATCTGCTGAGTTGATTGCTCTTGGTAGTGTTAACTAGAGGATTAGCTATCTCTACCACAACTTTTCAAGGGTAATGCTGCTCTAAAATATGGGCTTAGAAAGGCAAATAAACAATCTCAATGTGTTTTCATTTAAGGGTGGAAAAGTTGTATGTCTAGCCTATACTGTACAAGACAATTCACTTTGTTTACTCCTTCAAATCCAGGTTACCTCTGGAGTCTTCAAGTGAAACTTGAACCTGTAGTTAACCTCTTGCTAGATAAAGGAAAACTAATGGATTTCcttcttcaaagaaaagaatgcaaaatgGTTATCCTGTCTGTATGCTCTCAAAGTAAGTTCAAGTGTGTTTTTCTGTATCTTGAAAGTACAATACTGCTTATTCATACACTCACCCAAGTTAGCTTAGCTGTTCTTAGATATGAGATCACCTCTGAAGCTGCCTTGGTCCTTGGGATGTCATTTGCCTCAATGACCCTCAGTCACTATTCTGAAGGAATGTAACAGCATGAAAAATTCAACTTTCCCCCCTCTTCAATTCAAATACACCTGACATGATTGAAAGTATTTCTTATAAGTTAAAAATTAGATAGAAAGTATAGATCACCTTTTGAAAAAGGCAATTTTCAGGTGCCTGGTTATTTCTCCTCAtagttatttctttttatcttttcagtGCTCAGTGAGCCAGAGAGAGGATCACTGTCTGTGATTGCAACTGTTTTTGACAAACTGAATCATGAATATAAGAAGTACTTGGAAGCTGAGCAAAGCTATACAATGGTAAACCATGTTAGCTATAGCAGCTTACAGAGAGAGAACAATgctctttgcttttcaggtgGCATCAAGGTGAAGGCATGCTCCTTTCTACTTAGGAAATTTGGGCTTACCTCAAGAGGTCCTGACTGCCTCAGTCTCACAAGTAAAAGTCTGCCATGGAAAATGCACTAAGACTCCCACTTGACACCTGTGTGGCCGGTGCTGCATAGCTCATCTCCAGAGTGATGAGTTAACATACTTGAAAGTATGTGcttgaaagcagagagaaggtAGAAGCTGAAAAAGCAACTCTGAATCAATGCCTACTACCCTGGTTTCCAGAGCACTGATTTCACTGCACACTGTATCATGGCATAACAGGCAGTCCTGATACATCTGTTACTTCTGTTAAAGTACCAAATTCAACACTAACTCAGAGTACAGTCACATACTTAAAACTCTTCTAAGCCTGAGGGCCTGCGTCAGTGTAGTTAGATTCATCTCCTGGCTTTGAGGTGTAAGAGCAGCTGTATTTATATAACTTTAGAAAgaagttttaaatttaatatgAAATCCTCACTGAACAAGATGCATCTGATATAACATGACCACAGATATGAATTTCCTTGTTAACACAAGTTTATAATTGTGTTTGAATGAGAAAAGAGTCTGTACAATTGAGACTGACTCAGAACTGTACTAcattagttttctttttaaaagacctttttttcctcctaggTGGTAGAAACAGGCCTGAGTAGAAGTAATCCACTCCTGAAACGTCCTATCCGCACTCAAGCAGTTATTGACCAGTCTGATATGTACACACATGTTTTATCTGTTTTTACAGAGAAGAAGGTAAGTTAATTTTAAGGGctaatgaaataaatttgagGGCTAATTTGGCAGCAGTCTCAGATCAGACAACCTAAGTTGATGGCTTGAAATTGGCTGCAGGAAGCTTTGTCAAGATTAGGGTATTTTGATGCCTATTCTTATGGGGTTATTAACAGAGAAGCCATGGAAATTCCACCTAACACTTGCTTCTTTGTCCAGGAAGCACCGCACAAGTTCACTATAGCTGTCTTGATGGAATACATTCGCTCTCTCAACCAGTTCCAGATTGCAGTTCAGGTAAATCACTTATGTGCTAAGTACATTGCCCCCTTCCATGAAATTACATGCAGTTTTAATCCAGTCCTGGTCACATGTGTAAGCTCTATACCATATTGACTTGTAGATTGTAAAAACACATATGGAGACATGCCTTTGATTGTATTcttcctacattcacagcactACTTGTATGAGCTGGTCATCAAAACCCTTGTTCAGCACAACTTGTTCTACATGCTCCATCAGTTTCTGCAGTACCATGTGCTCAGTGACTCAAAGCCCTTGGTATGTAAGACAAGTAGCTCCAATAAGCTGGTGAGGGAGGCGGGAAGTCTTCAGAATTTTAAGGTTATTTCTACTTTTACCTTAGGCTTGTCTCTTACTGTCCCTGGAAAGCATTTACCCTCCTGCACATCAGCTCTCGCTGGACATGTTAAAAGTAAGCATTTCTGACTCTAGTAACTCCATGTCACATGTGGGTTAGACTGGTCAAACAGCTTCCCTGACCAGGCTTGAAGTCATTAACTAGCATCAATCATTTCCATGCATTAGAAGCATTGCCTTACAGCTGTGATTGACTTCACAGAGACTTTCCACAGCAAATGATGAAATAGTGGAAGTTCTGTTGTCCAAACACCAAGTTTTGGCTGCCTTGAGATTCATCAGGGGTATTGGAGGACACGACAGCATTTCAGCCCGCAAATTCCTCGATGCAGCAAAACAAGCAGAGGATGAGATGCTTTTCTACACCATATTCCGATTCTTTGAACAAAGAAACCAGCGGTTACGCGGAAACCCCAGCTTCACACCAGGTAAGCAAGAAACAGTTTGACCAAGATATTCAGGTGTGCAATCCAGTTGAGCCTGTATTAGATGATAAAAGTTTGGGCATAGTTTAGCCTATATTTTATACTCACCTTTAAGCACAGTTCCAAATTAACTTGTCTTACTCCTTTGTCTACTGCACCCAGGAGTAAAGAGGCTGAACTAAACATAAACTTGCAGATGAACCTGTTTGACTTGCATTTGCTCTCACTGCTTGGTTAGCAGAGCCATTATCTCCAATTAGTGCTTTCTTCTGAAGTCAGTAACCAGGTTGGGAAACCTTTGAGTTCAATTGTCTATTTCCACTAATTACAAAAATTCAAGGCCTGTTTTATGCTACAGTTCTTTCAttaaaagccaaaccaaactgCTTGCACCAGCAACATGTTTGTAACCACCAGACATTCTGTAGGTGCAGAATCCCACCCCACACTCTTGCATCTTGACAGTAAAGGGTTCTCATGGTTGTGAATCTGCTGGTTAGATCCATGAACTAGATCAAACATCTGCTTCACCTCAAGAATACCAGTCACAGGACTGGAAATACCTCAGTATTCCAATACTTTCTGTTTGTTCAACTCTGGTACTCAAACACATTAAAGATAAGAATTAGTACTGATAAATGAAGGTAAGTGAAACTACACAATCTTGGTACTTGGTTTGGGAGTTGTAATGTGAACgtggaactttttttttgtttcctgtagGTGAGCACTGTGAAGAACATGTCACCTTCTTCAAACAAGTTTTTGGAGAACATGCTCTCATGAAACCCACAACATTCTGAAAGACTCTTCAACTGAAATGTATAAACTTAATTTATTGCATTTAAGTAGATTTTTGAACTACAAAATGGCTATTTTATAATAAAGTATATACAAGACATTTTGGCAAATAGTACTAAAAATATTACAACTTGTGATGGCTTCCCCCTAAAAATAGAGACAAAAATTGCATTGACCTGCATTTAAAATTAGTGTCAGTGGTTTAGCAGTCCATTCTCATACACATCACCTTAATTTTATTGACAAAATGCTATTCAACTCTCACTACAGCTGGTTTAggtttctgaaggaaaaagatgCAACCTCTTGAAAACAGAAGTGTTTTAGTAATCTTGTTAATGCATCTAGTTTTATAATACTGTTACTTGAGCCACACTTAGCATTTCCTGAGTTTAAAGCTATGTCCAAAGCTGCAGCTGGTATCTTCTAGTTGAATCTGTGCAGGAGTCAAGTCTGTGGTGGTTACAGTGTGATAGTCATAGAACATTGCTGCGCTTCAGTTCTTAGGAGTTGGGCCTAAGCCACAGTTCAGGCAGTCCACTGAACACTGTTAAAAACTAGAAGTAGAGGAGTCTCTCGCGTTCTGTACCTCTGGTCCTCTCTTGTGCAGCACGAGTTTTAGCTTTATTGACTGATGGGCCTGAGTGAGAGAACACAGTTACCAAAGGCTCCACATTTCAGCTGATCAGTCATCAGGAAGCATGCATGATCTTACTGTCTAGGCCTCCTTAACAGTCAGAAATATGCTTCAGCTCAGCTGTTAACAGCTGTCAGCCTCAACAAAGGCAGTGGGAGATGAATCCCCATCAGGCAAGATTGTTTCTGCAAATGCAGGAACAGTGACCCACAGGAGGTTTGCTGCTTCCACCTACCATCCTGTCCCCAGGTTGAAACATGCTAATCATGCATGTTTCTCTGGGACAGCAGGCACCTTCACAAAGCAACCACATGGGCCAGGCAGTGCTTGCTTCAGTTCAGCAAGTCCACAACAGTGAGCCTGCAGTGCCACCAGTCAGCCTCTGCTTTCCAAAGGACAGGCCACTGGGATGAGAGAGGCACATTCAAGTACTGCTTTTCATCTCTGCAAACCTTTCCATGTCATGGAAAGTCCACAGACAgctatttttctttgaagtgtGGTATAGAGCAGACTGTCACATCTTACCTATGTAACTAAGCAGAACTGGAAGAAATATCAGTCCATGTGttgctcccagcaccaccatagCTAGATACATCCTGAAGTAGAATATCTTGAAGATTTGAGATTTGGAAAAAGCCAATACTACAATTCCCCCAAATTTGGTCAGCGTGATACCACTGAACacctggaaataaaaaagtgaTAAGTAGGAGTTTAGATAATCAATTTCCTTCAATTATTTAGCGTTTGGTAACATTTCTGCATAATCTAAGGCTCCTAATATGCAGTATACTTCTTACCCTGCCAGTCTAGAATCAAATCAAGATGCACTCAGGAGACAAGTTCATATTTTTGGTCCCACTGGACAGGCTCAGTATGATTAAAAATCCACTCTGATCTCTGCAGCCACCTAATTAATTTTTGCTTCAGGCAGATACAAGTGAAAACCATTACTTAATTTAACTCACATTCCAGTTAAGTTCTGTACACACATCACAAGAACTGTCCATTCCAACCCCATATATGTCACTTAGACTAAGACAAGTGACATGACAGTACTGCCTAAACACCGAGTCCTGCTTTTTCTCTACAAGCTCCAAGTACATCCTATATGCACAACCACCTTTCCTAGTCACCTCTGACTATCTGGAAGAGAAACACTTGAATTTTAATGGGACAATCTGAGGTTTATCCAAACTATTAGTTCAGCTAAAGCATTTAGCTCTCTTCTACTATTAGGTAGTAATAATATCAGATTAAAAATGAGTCTTCATCACCCCTATTACTAGTAGAAGCCTGTGTTGACCTTAAGAGCTTAAAGcattccaaaaagaaaaagcaagactGTCACCTATAACATTTCTTAAAATAGTAAGGCCGTTACTTGGCTACTTgttttcccctccccagccagcagaTACTCACTGAGCTGCCCATGTGAGACAGAGCTTCTTCTGCACGCTCCACTCTGCTGCCCTTGGTACTGATGGTGAATGCTCTTGTCACATGACTGCAGAATTCCACAGCAATTCCACAGCTCTGGAGAGTGAAAGGAAACATGTGAAAACTTCACTTAGATCAGCACTTGAATAGCAAGGTCTCTACTCAGAATTCTGGATGACCTAGAAAGATTCCTAGCAGCTGTCATCAGAGTTAAAAGTACCATGGGAAGTTACAAACTTAGTGTTGCTTCCCAGAGGCTGTTTGTTGCAGGTGTTTACCACACAGTGTTTTACCACCAGTCATTACTAACAGGCAACCAAACAGGAAGTGGAACATGAGATTGTTTCAGAGGTCGAGTTTCCTGAGGTTGAAGCAAGCTGGCTTTGATGCCGTGCACATAGCGAACACTGAACATTAGAATCAGTTTACAACTATTAGCTGCAATAACATTGCTTTAGAATAACACTGAATGTAAATCCTGATTTGATACCATGGCAATTCAGGTGATAAGTCATTTGCACCACCACCTGAACACTTGGCTAATCTTAGCCTTATCTAGTAGAGAGACTTCCTTGAACATACATCGAATTGCAACATGGGCCAACAGTTTACACTAGCCCTCAGACCTGCCACAAACCTCTAGAGAAGACGGTAGGCCAGAACAACCAGTAGCTGCTTACTGGAGCTAGTTCTGGAGTGCTTTACCAAGGCTTTCTGCCCAGATGATTCCATCCACTTATGCAGGAACAATACTGGTTCTAGCACATCCCAGATCTACTCTGTAAACATAAATACAGCAGACAAACCTATGCATCCTCCCCTCTTCAGCATGAGCCACCTGTGTTAATGTGGAGCAGCACCTAGCCTaggcagcagcaatgcagcTGTAGCTGCAAAACAAGAGTGACCTCCACCAGATGCAGTATAGCTTCAGTTCAACTGCTGTATCTTATTAGTATTAGGACTAGTTGTCAGAATAaacttgttttctcttcttctagAGGTGTTAAATAGTTCCACTACTGTGCAAAGGCCGGCCAAAGTTCAATAGCAGAATACTGCTCAGTATCACAAGTATATATGTAGCACACAGAACTGTTCAAAACTTGGAAACAGAAGCAAAGAGAGGTCTTGTTGACTTACCATGACAAGATTTACTAATGAAACTGCATTCAAGCTGATGCCCCAGAGCCACATCACTCCAAACATGTTGACGATTATCATAGCAATAGTTATTGAAACCACAACAGCAGCCCATACTTCAAAACCAAGAAGCACGGTTGTCACCAGAAATATTGAACCCAAAGAGATGCAGAGGTTAAAGATAGCATCGTGCACAATTGTCAAGTATTGTTCATAGAAGACATAAAACACACTGTAGAAAAAAGAGAGGTTGTCATTAGCCATCTTCCCTTTGATATGCTAATATTAGATTAGCTTCTTTGCTAAGGAAAAAGTAGTTCTCCCACCCCCCCATAGAAGTCACCAACAGAAACTGGCTTCCTTGTATCAGTGGAATGTCATGTAACAGCCATCATTCTGTAGGAGTTCACTCCTCACTAAATAAAGATCATGGTCTCAAAGCCAGTGTAATTCCCATATTTCAATATAAATAGCTACAGTAGATACCAGAAGGCAGGTGCTCAGATCCACTGTGGTATCTACAGGAGCTACTGCAGATGAACCCTAAGCACAGGTAGGATTCTTTGATGCAGGGATCAGTATTTCAGATGCACAGATATCAACTCCAACTCAATTTCAGTGTGGTACTCTTATACTTGACATTTCTGTTGCATTTGCTTTACATTTAAATAACTTATCTGAAGTCAATACATTCAGATCCCAGGTTGCAACTACACATGTCAACATATCTGCTTAAGTATGAACTATTAAACCCTACTATGAAAGCTAAGAAATGCCACAAAATGGAGTCATATCTACCTTTGTAGTGAAGGATTTAAATTAGTTATCAATGACAGTAGAAAGAGGCCAGTGCTATGGATATAAATTATATCTTCCTAGTTTTACTAGAAATCTCCAAGTCTCTGCATTACCTTCTGTTAGACAAAACTCAGGTTTTCAATATGTTAATAGCCAGCACCTTTTCTGCATTGCTCAAGCATTTGTCACCAAGGCAAGATAGATCTAACCATACCTGTAAGGAAACACCCGGTAGTTCTTCTCTTTGATGCCCATGGTTTCAGTAATATTGTCTGCTATAATCCGAGCTTTCCTCATAGCATCAATAAAATCAGATGATGTTTTCAGTACAGTATGGTAAGTCATAAAATAAGTGGCTCCAACCTCAGTTTTGTTGTTTATAAAGTTCACAGCAGAGTTATATGCAGCATGTCCTCTATAAAAACAAGTATCAGATGTCAGCACCATTCACATTTATTAGCTTTTGTAACAAATAATCTTATGGAATgctttgagttggaagggagcaTAAGATCATCTATCTAGTTGCAcctctgccatgagcaggaacaccttccactagactaTAGCTGCTCACATCCCATCCCACCTcactttgaacacttccagggatggggcacagcttctctgggcaatctgttccagtgcctcaccatcctcagagtaaagaatttcttcctaacatctattCTAAACCCaccttctttcattttaaagccaTGCCTCCTTTTTTATCACTACACCCCCTTGTAAAAAgtgcctctccagctctcttgtaggtGCCCTTTAGAAACAGCTGGTAGTTGTTTCTAGCAGTTTCTAAAACTATAAAAGCTTCAGAGCACAATACATTTCAAGATTGCACAGGATATTCTAGCACAGACTGACAATAGATATTGTCTCTCTTTGTACAGGGGAAAGCTGCTGTTCCATTTAGTTGATGATgcaattgggtttttttcagaaaacagtaCAGAACTGGTGAGATGTCAATGTTTGTACAGCTTTTAGGAGGACATTAGACATAAAACCTCCAGACAAAACCCAGAGCAAATATCTTTCACACATTGGTCTAAGCAGGGTCCATAGAATAAGGCTCTTACCCTTTGCCACATTTAGGATTAGGGTTGTCCGATAGGAACATTGGCAAAAAGGTCATGAAGTCTTCACCCTGTGGTCTCTGCTTGCCTTCTTGAGTCAGTGGTCGACAACGAGTGCAGGATGGATCGCTGACTGAAGAAATACAGGAAGGAGGTCACCTACAGGGACAAGCATTCTTTTTCCTAACACTAGGAACTTCTGACTTGCATTACTACAGGATACAATTCCATAAAAAGCATTTTGACTGATGAACAAACTGATCCATCCTGAAATTCCATAAAAGGTTTGTAGTCCTTAATTTGATTTATTGCTACTAAGGCAAGGACTGTCAGAGAACTCTTACTTTATCTGAAGGACCTGAACAAAAGCAGAGCACCAAGTTTGCGTACTCTAAGAAAGCCAACAGAAGGATCAGAATTTTTACAGCAAGTTATATTGGCTGTCTAGGTAGGCTGTTTTCAATCTGCAGCATTCCAGTAGAATATTTAAGCTCACTCAAACAGCAGTTCAAATAAATTAGGAGGACAACTCAAGAGGTTCCTACTTACAGTAAGAAAAGGTATTCACTTGACTCATGCCATGAGAAAACGTTTTGGCTGTGCAACTTATAAACCAAGCTAATCCACTAACAACAAGATGGATGCCAATACCTGAAGCATTGCAAAACTGTCCAGTGGTATTGTAGAC harbors:
- the RMC1 gene encoding regulator of MON1-CCZ1 complex isoform X2, with protein sequence MTKNANILGFCWTSSTEIVFITDQGIEFYQVLPEKRSLKLLKNQSINVNWYMYCPESSVILLSTTVLGNVLQPFYFKSGTMAKLSKFEIELPAAPKSSKLSLSERDIAMATIYGQLYVLYLRHHSRTSNSTGAEVVLYHLPREGSCKKTHILKLNRTGKFALNVVDNLVVVHHQDTETSVIFDIKLKGEFDGSTTIHQFVLPPRSIQPYQIPVAGPASVTSQAPVPCKLYSSSWIVFQPDIIISASEGYLWSLQVKLEPVVNLLLDKGKLMDFLLQRKECKMVILSVCSQMLSEPERGSLSVIATVFDKLNHEYKKYLEAEQSYTMVVETGLSRSNPLLKRPIRTQAVIDQSDMYTHVLSVFTEKKEAPHKFTIAVLMEYIRSLNQFQIAVQHYLYELVIKTLVQHNLFYMLHQFLQYHVLSDSKPLACLLLSLESIYPPAHQLSLDMLKRLSTANDEIVEVLLSKHQVLAALRFIRGIGGHDSISARKFLDAAKQAEDEMLFYTIFRFFEQRNQRLRGNPSFTPGEHCEEHVTFFKQVFGEHALMKPTTF
- the RMC1 gene encoding regulator of MON1-CCZ1 complex isoform X1; the protein is MAAAMGRDPPGPAEDEAPGAAAAAAAGGGAAGREGGGEEGEGRARGGAEAGGCYLALCARPVHFEKANPVNCVFFDEANKQVFAVRSGGATGVVVKGLEDRNPISFRMEDKGEVKCIKFSLGNKILAVQRTLKSVDFLNFIPDSPQLEYTQECKTKNANILGFCWTSSTEIVFITDQGIEFYQVLPEKRSLKLLKNQSINVNWYMYCPESSVILLSTTVLGNVLQPFYFKSGTMAKLSKFEIELPAAPKSSKLSLSERDIAMATIYGQLYVLYLRHHSRTSNSTGAEVVLYHLPREGSCKKTHILKLNRTGKFALNVVDNLVVVHHQDTETSVIFDIKLKGEFDGSTTIHQFVLPPRSIQPYQIPVAGPASVTSQAPVPCKLYSSSWIVFQPDIIISASEGYLWSLQVKLEPVVNLLLDKGKLMDFLLQRKECKMVILSVCSQMLSEPERGSLSVIATVFDKLNHEYKKYLEAEQSYTMVVETGLSRSNPLLKRPIRTQAVIDQSDMYTHVLSVFTEKKEAPHKFTIAVLMEYIRSLNQFQIAVQHYLYELVIKTLVQHNLFYMLHQFLQYHVLSDSKPLACLLLSLESIYPPAHQLSLDMLKRLSTANDEIVEVLLSKHQVLAALRFIRGIGGHDSISARKFLDAAKQAEDEMLFYTIFRFFEQRNQRLRGNPSFTPGEHCEEHVTFFKQVFGEHALMKPTTF